One genomic window of Maribacter aquivivus includes the following:
- a CDS encoding DUF2194 domain-containing protein, whose protein sequence is MKKGPIYVLLILLFFVIVGCQKDLYRFTTQFKDPKISKGSPVVLLITDANLHGNVLESENLKKTLDYTKIPHSTARVSQFNLNPIIDESVRVVSVYETMNINDRGIDSLYAYVAKGGTLQITKALSDPRMFFLMGIRPETDPKKNIIAKGFHLNRSLFPNKLGFSYSFKDPFLGYDGDNFKNEAVTIVSAMNDSNYPVVLKHKVGNGNVVLLNLDFTLQKNMRGLLFSTLLYGLEGIPYPVANVSTIFLDDFPSPMYNILKEPIKSEMNLTMADYVKDVWWPDMKKLAKRHDIKYTAYLTFDYNNNTTPPFVFKEWDATRTLTKKEGNQSSSAWITKNIISSGHELGFHGYNHVSLLEQEWKNPVFISTALKSALKKWNILDFQNMPISYVPPSNYIDSMGMQRLVETMPSLRFMQSTYLGHFEEGGNREFDPEPWNKHFFDYPRISSGFNIEPEKEWAIESMYIYTGIWTHFIHPDDIYQIPDGSNKETSADFDYRNKYRLNWYSANGKKGMLDTFEDYLVAFKKNHPFTRFFNATQSSYITSNWRYGRFNHMYDNGIYEVESFAHENGKGPYYWFIYVDNEHIEDADLIFSNKNIRNRKLPILNGFLYTIETPAPYLFVKDFEKRLSADKESALFNKVLQKRDTYYVLRKSLVPLENQLKKLVSNDNIPEAIELIENYLSANGQANKTLLKKYATYMSWQNKGNAFWDKYNLYFLKSQDSLLSDLSNELSKIVYYPTNEVRQLWLERQLKFNTKNSSVLNEYYDDFNTPENILMIKYVLRRLCVLEPSLKNEKRYIRLLLQTNAQELMSKLHTVTPCSLNDKALATDIAWTYANRLLFDKALQWQSCSENINQATIDYWRLHTKDLIKFKTQDYNYYLSLLIANDTKKAAQELRGKAPCQEGLKEYADKITKLFGDLGDYTNALAWSVCAENISVIDKMNWYFEVGQMDILKDFFKKYIRDYPADFEASNYMTTLLLYNGEVKEAAKITIGVPMHERDVKMLAVLNNEVKQMDLQPQLEFYRVFQGLLSPSLVIDIQKKERKQQGSSLGVEYFSINNKLDPTLSSFGLYYDYFNKKGNRHRFMLTQSAMLPIEMETFLPDNMERQLFGVDYRFDLQPNNDKNYYFHGRIEKDDTSTFYFQAGIGFNKNKGKKFTALQLEIFPVRSGPGHVLKIYRFMFNAYKEIPLGNRFLQILALESNYYTDGEYDATILANLRYDIFKESKFQFGPLLEGALGRGSIDRRLGYPYWLAKKRIYGGGGAQLTLGNDKTRFKLLTDFGIFAENEQPNFERYTGNLSYRLADYTTLNSSFEVYTIKNFYSNVFRMGIQYKF, encoded by the coding sequence TGGATTATACTAAAATTCCACATAGTACTGCAAGAGTGAGTCAATTTAACTTGAATCCTATTATAGATGAATCTGTAAGGGTAGTCTCTGTTTATGAAACAATGAATATTAATGACAGGGGTATAGATTCTTTATATGCGTATGTAGCAAAAGGCGGTACTTTGCAGATAACAAAGGCATTAAGTGATCCTAGAATGTTTTTTTTAATGGGTATTAGGCCAGAAACAGATCCAAAAAAAAATATTATAGCAAAAGGTTTTCATTTGAATAGGTCCCTATTTCCCAATAAGTTAGGTTTTTCCTATTCTTTTAAAGATCCTTTTTTGGGGTATGACGGAGATAATTTTAAAAACGAGGCGGTTACCATAGTCTCCGCAATGAATGATTCTAATTATCCTGTAGTACTAAAACATAAAGTAGGAAATGGTAATGTGGTACTTTTAAATTTAGATTTCACACTTCAAAAAAATATGAGAGGACTTCTTTTTTCCACCCTTCTGTATGGTTTAGAAGGTATTCCTTATCCCGTTGCTAATGTGTCCACCATTTTTTTGGACGATTTTCCTTCCCCTATGTACAACATACTTAAGGAGCCCATAAAGTCTGAAATGAATTTGACCATGGCGGATTATGTAAAGGATGTTTGGTGGCCCGACATGAAAAAACTAGCTAAAAGACATGATATTAAATATACAGCCTATCTGACGTTTGACTATAATAACAATACAACCCCACCTTTTGTCTTTAAAGAGTGGGATGCTACTAGAACTTTGACTAAAAAAGAGGGTAATCAAAGTAGTAGCGCATGGATTACAAAAAACATAATTAGCAGCGGCCATGAATTAGGTTTTCACGGGTATAACCATGTATCACTATTGGAGCAAGAATGGAAAAATCCGGTATTTATATCAACTGCCTTGAAATCTGCTTTAAAAAAGTGGAATATATTGGATTTTCAGAATATGCCTATTTCCTATGTACCTCCTAGTAATTATATAGATAGTATGGGGATGCAAAGATTAGTTGAGACAATGCCAAGTTTACGTTTTATGCAAAGCACCTATTTAGGCCATTTTGAAGAGGGTGGAAATAGGGAGTTTGATCCAGAACCATGGAATAAACATTTTTTTGATTATCCAAGAATAAGTAGTGGTTTTAATATAGAACCAGAAAAAGAATGGGCTATAGAATCTATGTATATCTATACTGGAATATGGACACACTTTATACATCCGGATGATATTTATCAAATACCCGATGGGTCAAATAAAGAAACTAGTGCCGATTTTGATTACCGGAATAAATATAGGTTGAACTGGTATTCTGCAAATGGAAAAAAGGGAATGTTAGATACCTTTGAGGATTACTTGGTAGCTTTTAAGAAAAACCACCCTTTTACAAGATTTTTTAACGCCACACAATCCTCATATATTACAAGTAATTGGAGATATGGGCGGTTCAACCATATGTATGATAATGGTATTTATGAAGTAGAAAGTTTTGCACATGAAAATGGTAAGGGACCATATTATTGGTTCATTTACGTTGACAATGAACATATAGAGGATGCTGATTTAATATTCTCAAATAAAAATATTAGGAATAGGAAACTACCCATATTGAATGGTTTCCTTTATACCATAGAAACACCTGCACCTTATCTATTTGTTAAGGATTTTGAAAAGCGGTTATCGGCAGATAAAGAAAGTGCGCTTTTTAATAAAGTCTTACAGAAAAGGGACACCTATTATGTATTGAGGAAGTCACTAGTACCATTGGAAAACCAACTTAAAAAATTGGTAAGTAATGATAATATACCTGAAGCCATAGAATTAATCGAAAATTATTTAAGCGCAAACGGGCAGGCAAATAAGACTTTGTTAAAAAAGTATGCAACCTATATGAGTTGGCAAAACAAAGGAAATGCTTTTTGGGATAAATACAATCTCTATTTTCTAAAAAGCCAAGACAGCTTATTATCCGATTTATCAAATGAATTAAGTAAAATCGTGTATTATCCTACCAACGAGGTAAGACAACTTTGGTTAGAAAGACAATTAAAATTTAATACTAAGAATAGTTCAGTTCTCAATGAATATTATGATGATTTCAATACACCAGAAAATATACTAATGATAAAGTATGTGTTAAGGCGATTATGTGTATTGGAACCTTCATTAAAAAACGAAAAAAGATATATTAGGCTTTTATTACAAACAAATGCTCAGGAACTGATGAGTAAATTACATACAGTAACCCCCTGCAGTTTAAACGATAAGGCATTGGCAACAGATATTGCGTGGACCTATGCTAACCGACTATTATTTGATAAAGCCTTGCAATGGCAAAGTTGTAGCGAAAATATAAATCAGGCAACGATTGATTATTGGCGTTTACATACAAAGGATCTTATAAAATTTAAAACACAAGATTATAACTATTACCTGAGTTTGCTAATAGCAAATGACACTAAAAAGGCCGCTCAAGAGTTACGGGGAAAAGCCCCTTGCCAAGAAGGTTTAAAGGAATATGCAGATAAAATCACAAAGCTTTTTGGTGATCTGGGTGACTATACTAATGCATTGGCCTGGTCGGTATGTGCAGAGAATATTTCTGTAATAGATAAAATGAATTGGTATTTTGAAGTTGGTCAAATGGATATCTTAAAAGATTTTTTCAAGAAATACATTAGGGATTACCCTGCTGATTTTGAAGCCAGTAACTATATGACCACCTTGTTATTATACAATGGTGAGGTAAAAGAAGCGGCAAAAATTACAATCGGCGTTCCGATGCATGAAAGGGATGTGAAAATGTTGGCTGTATTAAATAATGAGGTAAAACAAATGGATTTACAACCTCAACTCGAATTTTATAGGGTATTTCAGGGGCTTTTGAGCCCATCTTTAGTCATAGACATTCAAAAAAAGGAAAGAAAACAACAGGGGAGTAGTTTAGGTGTGGAATACTTTAGTATAAATAATAAACTAGACCCCACTTTATCTTCTTTTGGTCTTTACTACGATTATTTTAATAAAAAAGGAAATAGACATCGTTTTATGCTTACCCAATCAGCTATGTTGCCTATTGAGATGGAAACGTTCCTGCCAGACAATATGGAAAGGCAGTTATTTGGGGTAGATTATAGATTCGATTTACAACCTAATAATGATAAAAATTATTATTTCCACGGAAGGATTGAAAAGGACGATACCAGTACCTTTTATTTTCAGGCTGGTATTGGTTTTAACAAAAACAAGGGCAAGAAATTTACGGCCTTGCAGTTAGAGATTTTTCCCGTAAGGTCAGGTCCTGGGCATGTACTTAAGATTTATAGATTTATGTTCAATGCTTATAAGGAAATTCCATTAGGAAACCGTTTTTTACAGATTCTAGCATTAGAGTCTAATTATTATACAGATGGTGAATATGACGCTACTATACTTGCCAATTTAAGGTATGATATTTTTAAAGAGAGCAAATTTCAATTTGGACCATTACTTGAAGGAGCTTTGGGTAGAGGCTCTATTGATCGTCGTTTAGGATATCCTTATTGGTTGGCAAAAAAGAGAATCTATGGAGGTGGAGGGGCACAATTAACTCTTGGGAATGATAAAACTAGGTTTAAGCTACTAACGGATTTTGGAATTTTTGCGGAAAATGAACAGCCCAATTTTGAAAGGTATACCGGTAACTTATCATATCGTTTGGCAGATTATACCACACTTAATAGCTCTTTTGAAGTGTATACCATTAAAAACTTTTATTCAAATGTTTTCCGTATGGGAATTCAATATAAGTTTTAA